A portion of the Ficedula albicollis isolate OC2 chromosome 4, FicAlb1.5, whole genome shotgun sequence genome contains these proteins:
- the CLDN23 gene encoding claudin-23 — protein sequence MRTPTEMIVGLVLCPCGLLLTLTGTLAPSWRQVSLIPDQPMDVVWEQGIWDVCREQQSTHDRLCGQADELGYFDQVPVRVAQGLMPSSLVVTLVGFVVASLGVRCWQREPRHLVAGVAGLVLLLSGLMSLVPSSWYTQELWTMPAPPGSTLSVGYSLVLSYLGSCMEILGGLALALSFHHCCKERRAPKLPPTPVSEAGSCSSRAYSNPWDVLEDEQDGQHWGSSPPCDSDL from the coding sequence ATGCGGACGCCGACGGAGATGATCgtggggctggtgctgtgccccTGTGGGCTCCTGCTGACACTCACGGGCACGCTGGCACCCAGTTGGAGGCAGGTGAGCCTCATACCTGACCAGCCCATGGACGTCGTCTGGGAGCAGGGCATTTGGGACGtatgcagagagcagcagagcacccaTGACCGCCTCTGCGGGCAGGCTGACGAGCTGGGCTACTTTGATCAGGTGCCCGTGCGGGTCGCCCAAGGGCTGATGCCCTCCTCGCTGGTTGTCACCCTGGTGGGCTTTGTGGTGGCTTCCCTGGGTGTTCGTTGCTGGCAGCGAGAGCCCCGGCACCTAGTGGCCGGcgtggcagggctggtgctgctcctctctgggcTGATGAGCCTCGTGCCCAGCTCCTGGTACACCCAGGAGCTTTGGACAATGCCTGCTCCGCCTGGCAGCACACTGAGCGTAGGCTACAGCTTGGTACTGAGCTATTTGGGAAGCTGTATGGAGATCCTGGGGGGGCTGGCCCTCGCCCTCAGCTTCCATCACTGCTGCAAGGAGCGCAGGGCCCCCAAATTGCCCCCCACCCCTGTGTCAGAGGCTGGGTCATGCTCCAGTAGAGCTTACAGCAATCCCTGGGACGTGCTGGAGGATGAGCAAGATGGACAGCACTGGGGGAGCAGCCCACCTTGTGACTCTGACTTGTag